One genomic window of Micromonospora sp. WMMD1128 includes the following:
- a CDS encoding glycosyltransferase family 2 protein produces the protein MTRATVPQLRNPGRTAAASAPVRLPMAYVLPLRAADDRDLDELTGYLRDLRRWVDVVVVDSSPPDPFARHATAWRDLVRHVPPDPALRGRNGKVLGVLTGVALARHEHVVIADDDVRYDLPALRAVHELLDRVDLVRPQNHFDPLPWHAWWDTGRTLLNRALGGDWPGTLAVRRSTFLAMGGYDPDVLFENLELHRTVRAYGGSTATPAWLYVRRLPPTTAHFLGQRVRQAYDETARPGWLLAALAVLPAAAVALAARRPGLLLRAGLVTVAVAELGRRRAGGARVFPAHTSLAAPVWLLERGVCAWLAVGRRLRGGVPYAGHRLRVAAHPTRTLRRRMPRRRPDELTLWVHAER, from the coding sequence GTGACCCGAGCGACAGTCCCCCAGCTGCGGAACCCCGGCCGGACCGCCGCGGCGTCCGCGCCGGTCCGGCTCCCGATGGCGTACGTCCTGCCGCTGCGCGCCGCCGACGACCGTGACCTCGACGAGCTGACCGGCTACCTGCGCGACCTGCGCCGGTGGGTCGACGTGGTGGTGGTCGACAGCTCGCCGCCGGACCCGTTCGCCAGGCACGCGACCGCCTGGCGGGACCTGGTCCGGCACGTGCCGCCGGACCCGGCGCTGCGGGGACGCAACGGCAAGGTGCTCGGGGTGCTCACCGGCGTCGCGCTGGCCCGCCACGAGCACGTGGTGATCGCCGACGACGACGTCCGGTACGACCTGCCGGCGCTGCGCGCCGTGCACGAGCTGCTCGACCGGGTGGACCTGGTCCGGCCGCAGAACCACTTCGACCCGCTGCCCTGGCACGCCTGGTGGGACACCGGCCGGACGCTGCTGAACCGGGCGCTCGGCGGAGACTGGCCGGGCACACTCGCGGTGCGCCGGAGCACCTTCCTGGCCATGGGCGGCTACGACCCGGACGTGCTCTTCGAGAACCTGGAGCTGCACCGGACCGTCCGCGCGTACGGCGGCAGCACGGCCACCCCGGCGTGGCTGTACGTGCGGCGGCTCCCGCCCACCACCGCGCACTTCCTCGGGCAGCGGGTCCGCCAGGCGTACGACGAGACGGCCCGACCGGGGTGGCTGTTGGCCGCGCTGGCGGTGCTGCCGGCCGCGGCGGTCGCGCTCGCCGCCCGCCGCCCGGGGCTGCTGCTGCGGGCCGGGCTGGTCACGGTCGCGGTGGCGGAACTGGGGCGGCGGCGGGCCGGCGGGGCCCGCGTCTTCCCCGCGCACACCTCGCTCGCCGCCCCGGTGTGGCTGCTGGAGCGCGGGGTGTGCGCGTGGCTGGCGGTGGGCCGGCGGCTGCGCGGCGGGGTGCCCTACGCGGGCCACCGGCTGCGGGTGGCCGCGCACCCCACCCGGACGCTGCGGCGGCGGATGCCCCGACGCCGCCCCGACGAGTTGACCCTCTGGGTGCACGCCGAGAGGTGA
- a CDS encoding phage holin family protein, giving the protein MTVPTQDPGYQAAGAPQHQADEVRGNSLGELMRQVTGDLSTLMRQEVELAKAEIRQEGKKAGKAAGLFGGAGFGGYMVALFVSIAVWQFLDNVMDSGLAALIVAVIWAAVAAVLYSMGKKNAERVRGLKQTNDSVQRIPDALKPHPEGVTR; this is encoded by the coding sequence ATGACCGTGCCGACGCAGGACCCGGGCTACCAGGCGGCGGGCGCGCCGCAGCATCAGGCCGACGAGGTGCGCGGCAACTCGCTCGGCGAGCTGATGCGCCAGGTCACCGGTGACCTCTCCACGCTGATGCGGCAGGAGGTGGAGCTGGCCAAGGCCGAGATCCGCCAGGAGGGCAAGAAGGCGGGCAAGGCCGCCGGTCTCTTCGGCGGCGCCGGCTTCGGCGGCTACATGGTGGCGCTCTTCGTCTCCATCGCGGTGTGGCAGTTCCTCGACAACGTCATGGACTCCGGGCTGGCCGCGCTGATCGTGGCCGTGATCTGGGCCGCGGTCGCCGCCGTCCTCTACTCGATGGGGAAGAAGAACGCCGAGCGGGTCCGTGGCCTGAAGCAGACCAACGACAGCGTGCAGCGCATCCCCGACGCGCTCAAGCCGCACCCGGAGGGAGTCACCCGATGA
- a CDS encoding DUF3618 domain-containing protein has translation MSTDPDQIRREIEATRNNLSSDVDALAYKVSPGRIVDDRKQRVRSALTNVKDKVMGSASDLGHSTGHAAHSVGDHASSAASTVGDRAHSAASTVSDAAHRAPRVVRQKSEGNPIAAGVIAFGVGMLVSSLIPATRREQELAAQVKEKATEHGGVVKEKLGEVAGELRDELREPAQQAAESVRSTAQDAAHAVRDDGRSAAHDVRHSAEQARS, from the coding sequence ATGAGCACCGATCCCGACCAGATCCGCCGGGAGATCGAAGCCACCCGCAACAACCTCAGCTCGGACGTGGACGCCCTGGCGTACAAGGTGAGCCCGGGCCGCATCGTCGACGACCGCAAGCAGCGCGTCCGCAGCGCGCTGACGAACGTGAAGGACAAGGTGATGGGAAGCGCTTCCGATCTCGGCCACAGCACCGGCCACGCGGCCCACTCGGTGGGTGACCACGCCTCCTCGGCGGCCTCCACCGTGGGCGACCGGGCACACTCCGCCGCATCCACGGTCAGCGACGCCGCGCACCGGGCGCCGCGGGTGGTGCGGCAGAAGTCCGAGGGCAACCCGATCGCCGCCGGCGTGATCGCCTTCGGCGTCGGCATGCTGGTCTCCTCGCTGATCCCGGCCACCCGTCGCGAGCAGGAACTCGCCGCGCAGGTCAAGGAGAAGGCGACCGAGCACGGCGGCGTGGTGAAGGAGAAGCTCGGCGAGGTCGCCGGGGAGCTCCGGGACGAGCTGCGCGAGCCGGCCCAGCAGGCCGCCGAGTCGGTGCGGTCCACCGCGCAGGACGCCGCGCACGCCGTACGGGACGACGGCCGCAGCGCCGCGCACGACGTCCGGCACAGCGCCGAGCAGGCGCGTTCCTGA
- a CDS encoding cytochrome P450 produces the protein MSTMPSDRSPDSTLAFRREGYRFVGTRCDRFGTDIVQARLLLEPTICLRGREAAELFYDEERFVRRGAMPKRGQRTLTGVGGVQGLDGPAHRVRKAMFMSIMTPAAVRRLGDLFDDEWQARISAWAEHGPVVLYDEVGRMLTRAIWAWAGVPLAGTDVRRRTAEMHAMIEGPAALGPTHWRGLVARRRAERWAGELIEEVRAGAVPAPSGSALRVVAGHRDEWGRPLPRRIAAVELLNVLRPTVAVDRYVVFAALALHDHPHWHDRVRGDDAATEQFVQEVRRHYPFFAVTAARVRRSFEWQGYAFPQGRRVLLDLYGTNHHPRLWPEPERFRPERFAGWRDDPFGFVPQGGGDHQAGHRCAGEWITIELMKRAVANLTGAMSYRVPPQDLALDLGMMPTLPPSGLVVDGVRRTA, from the coding sequence ATGAGCACCATGCCGAGCGACCGGAGCCCGGACAGCACGCTGGCGTTCCGCCGGGAGGGCTACCGCTTCGTCGGCACCCGCTGCGACCGGTTCGGCACCGACATCGTGCAGGCCCGGCTGCTGCTGGAGCCGACGATCTGCCTACGCGGCCGGGAGGCCGCCGAGCTGTTCTACGACGAGGAACGGTTCGTCCGGCGTGGCGCCATGCCGAAGCGCGGGCAGCGCACGCTGACCGGGGTCGGCGGCGTGCAGGGCCTCGACGGGCCGGCGCACCGCGTCCGCAAGGCGATGTTCATGTCGATCATGACACCGGCCGCCGTCCGACGGCTCGGGGACCTCTTCGACGACGAGTGGCAGGCGCGGATATCGGCCTGGGCGGAGCACGGCCCGGTCGTGCTCTACGACGAGGTGGGCCGGATGCTGACCCGGGCGATCTGGGCCTGGGCCGGCGTGCCGTTGGCCGGGACTGACGTGCGCCGCCGGACCGCCGAGATGCACGCCATGATCGAGGGACCGGCCGCGCTGGGCCCGACGCACTGGCGCGGCCTGGTCGCCCGGCGCCGGGCCGAACGGTGGGCCGGCGAGCTGATCGAGGAGGTACGCGCCGGCGCGGTGCCCGCGCCCTCGGGCAGCGCGCTGCGGGTCGTCGCCGGGCACCGGGACGAGTGGGGCCGGCCGCTGCCCCGCCGGATCGCCGCGGTGGAGCTGCTCAACGTGCTCCGCCCCACGGTCGCGGTGGACCGTTACGTGGTCTTCGCCGCGCTGGCGCTGCACGACCACCCGCACTGGCACGACCGGGTACGCGGCGACGACGCCGCGACCGAACAGTTCGTGCAGGAGGTACGCCGCCACTACCCGTTCTTCGCCGTCACCGCGGCCCGGGTGCGCCGCTCGTTCGAGTGGCAGGGGTACGCGTTCCCGCAGGGCCGCCGGGTGCTGCTCGACCTGTACGGCACGAACCACCACCCGCGGCTCTGGCCGGAGCCGGAGCGGTTCCGCCCGGAACGCTTCGCCGGCTGGCGGGACGACCCGTTCGGCTTCGTCCCGCAGGGCGGCGGCGACCACCAGGCGGGCCACCGGTGCGCCGGCGAGTGGATCACGATCGAGTTGATGAAGCGGGCGGTGGCCAACCTGACCGGCGCGATGAGCTACCGGGTGCCGCCGCAGGATCTCGCGCTCGACCTCGGCATGATGCCGACGTTGCCGCCCAGTGGCCTGGTCGTCGACGGGGTGCGGCGGACCGCCTGA
- a CDS encoding DUF397 domain-containing protein, whose translation MGQHPKGDFDLSRAVWQRAEGDTSEGAVEVAFVDDLIGMRNSAEPDGPVLVFTQAEWDAFVAGAQDGEFDLD comes from the coding sequence ATGGGTCAGCACCCCAAGGGCGATTTCGACCTTTCTCGGGCGGTCTGGCAGCGGGCGGAGGGCGACACGTCCGAGGGCGCGGTCGAGGTGGCCTTCGTCGACGACCTGATCGGCATGCGCAACTCGGCCGAGCCGGACGGACCCGTCCTGGTCTTCACCCAGGCCGAGTGGGACGCGTTCGTGGCGGGCGCCCAGGACGGCGAGTTCGACCTGGACTGA